DNA from Strigops habroptila isolate Jane chromosome 6, bStrHab1.2.pri, whole genome shotgun sequence:
TAACGTTTTTATGCTGAAGGGATTTAAGCATCCTTCTGGAACCAAAATTTATAGTTTGCCACTCTTTCCAGATGACAGCCTTGTAATTAatggtaattttattttaaacctatAATCTTGATATTTCAATCACCGCTGAGTAAACAGTGATGATTAAAACTGAAGCATAAAGTGTCCCTGGGAGATATCTGGTACACAGCACATGAAGAATTAGTTACACAGTCTCCGCTACTGATTCTGATTTCTAcatatttatttccatattcaattcagtttaaagaaaaccaaacctctaaaaaggattttttaataaatctttaTAAATAGTGCAATTATCACAcacaacatttttcctttttctctagGAATCTGGGAACTACCAGAGTTATCCCTTAATAATTGGTCTATACAATTGTTAAACTTTTTGAATCTGTTTGATTGAAGTAATGGCTGTCAATAGGAATGACTGTTAAGTCAGTCTTTTGGTGGAAGCAAGATATAAAACATCTCATAAAAAGCCATCTGTTTCAGTGAAGTTATTCAGAGAAAAGATGCCACCTGCAAATTGTGTGGACGTACTCCACCCTTCCGGAATGATTTATAAAAGCAGACTTGATCtatcagaatattttctctcatttaagATGTGACACCTCTCACTTTAGGCTTTGCCAGATTCCTCCAATCAACAAGCAGTCCCTTTCTGGAAAACCTCTTGGTTGCCCTTCTAcaattaacattattttaattatttattaacttCCTCTTTGGGTAGAGGAGAACAGGTGGAAACATTGGACATAATCAACTATGAAGAAGTCTTTAATGAATGCCTGCTCaagttttctgtgttctttatCCTGTAATCAcaccaaaaaaaattaaaatggagtCACACCTGCATAATTCTATTCCTGATACCACACAAATGGTATATAAGATCACATTCTTTCAAAACACTGGCCATGGATACCTCTAATTAAAAACTAAGTATCACACCATGGCAacactgaaatagaaaacaCCCTGGTATTAGAGACACAGTCTCTAGTCCTGGAAAAGCTTCAGTATACGAAGATTTCCTTCTGAACGCTTTCTAACCAAAACACAGGCACATCCACCCCCCATAGCCCAAGTCTGGCAATAATATTTGTTTGATATTTACATTCTGGGTAATACTTAATAAACAGTAAATGGGAGTAATTTGAAATGAAgacaaaggtcttttccaacctaaatgaatTAGTGAACAAAATTTCAATAAAGATTTTGAAGAATGGTGAtaggctgctgcttcttccttaaAAACAGGTCTTGGACAGAGAAAGGTTAAGCTTGTTGTactgaaaagtcaaaataattttcatttaaatataggAACAAAGCATAGCAAAACACAAAGATAACTGGTGGAAAATGGCTATGTCTAATCCATGCAACCAGTGCTGTTTGGCATGTCATgtcaggccaggctggatggggctttgagcaacctggtctagcagaagaGGGGctgaaactggatgatctttgaggtcccttccaactcaaaccattctgtgattctatctgTCTGCAGGTGTAGATGTCTAGGCTCTCATTTTGCTAAAGGCAACTTTCGATCTCATCCTAAAATAGGGACCTACTACCTGGTCAGCATTCATTAGGCTCCATAGATTACTGGGATATAATCTTCATTTACTATAATGGTAGTGTAGTTTACATACATGTGGACACTTTATTGGTACATCTAAGTCTCAAACAATTCCACCATCATGTCTTTTCCAAGTTACGCTAAAAGacagaatgaaaaccaaaaagcctaAGACAGACAATGGAATTCAGTACTTACTTATGAGAAGCCTTGTgaagacagactagggatatTTCAGCTGAATGAGGAAACTAACAAGATGATGCATGGAACAGTGCAGAATAATGAACACAGACAAAATGCAGTTCAGTTTCAGTCCTActgctgtttgtgctggggaCATGCTAGTTCTGAATTCCTTACTCATCTGCTGACTTACTTTTAAAACACGAATTTGCAAATGTCTAGAGAGTGACAGAGGTCATCTGAAGCAAACCAACCTATTTAATCTAGGTGcacaagaaagaataaagaaatcatACAGTCATTACTTTGTGAATATCTACAATATATCTTCATATAGCAGATGGAACAATGTGGTTTTCTCTATATTTTCCATAAAGTTGTTTTCATCCTccattttaacagttttaaaaagtcCTATACTCAGGAGTCGACTAGAAGAACTTGCATGCATGAGCAAGAACTTCTTCAAATGCTTTAGAGCAAAAAAATGTCTATATTACAAAAAAGAACAATCACAAAAATCTCCAAGTACTCTTCAAAATATAATAAGACAAACtagtattttaaaagtgcataACACACAGGAGAATACCGCAGTATACTGAAATGGGATAGGAAAGATGGAAGATGTTTTAAACTTACCCTATTGACActgctgtttcttaaaataatctgtattagatttttcttaaattcttccAGCTTCTTGAAACACTTCTTCAAAACATGATTAGATAATTCATTATTAGTTATGAAACTGATCAAAACAGAAACTGCTTCAGTAAGAAAATTTGAAACTGGAAATTTAGGACTGTTATAAAAAACAGTCAGTCCATCAAGCAACTGAGACACTGAATTGCATATGGTGAAAGAATCATTCTCAAGCTCTGTGAAGTCTGCTTGAAGAATTCCTCCTTCTGacagttttcttatttcaagGAGATGTTGCAAAAACTGCACTGGAGCAGTCAAAGACTTCTCTTTGCTAGTACTGCATACACTCAATGGGGGAACTCTTTCCAACAAACGTTTAGAAGTGTCAACATTATGTTCAGATTGGTGAAAATCAGAAGCTATGCCTAAAGAATCAAATGCATAGTCATTAGAGACATCACATCCAGAGTCTTCTAGCTGGCTTGAGTAATTCATAGGGTTCATATATTCCTGATCCAGAAGAGTTTCAGAAGAGGTATCTGGTTTTCCTGAAACACAAACGTGAAAATTACAATACATGCTTATGGAAAGTGTCATATATCCTTTCTCCTTTCGCTTCCATGCAAAATTCacataatatatatgtatgtttgcTCCCCAAGAACTTCCCATGACTAGAATTTAGCTCTGTAAGAAGGTGACGTAAACTTTCAGAAGGTGGTGTGTATTTGTGAACAAGATGTTTTATGCTCATAGTAACATgaacagtaatttaaaattccTTATGGCTTTAAAGTTTCACATATATAATTTAAGTGGACATCACATGAACAATTTAAGTGGACGTCTATTCTCCCATTAATTCCTTGGGAAGGAAATGCATGTAAATTTCTGGTCCCCCAACATTTTCACTACTTTATTTTCAAGAACTCggactgcttttaaaaagacagtgaaGGTCTGTTGCTATAACTGTGTCAAATGAGatcttgtttttcatgtgtacTCTTTCTCCCCACATCAGGTAAGGAATTCTAACAAAGTCAAAGTTGAAAAGAACATTATACttgagggggttttttattactatttaacaaagaaagcattcagaataaaaaatat
Protein-coding regions in this window:
- the MEI4 gene encoding meiosis-specific protein MEI4 — protein: MNPMNYSSQLEDSGCDVSNDYAFDSLGIASDFHQSEHNVDTSKRLLERVPPLSVCSTSKEKSLTAPVQFLQHLLEIRKLSEGGILQADFTELENDSFTICNSVSQLLDGLTVFYNSPKFPVSNFLTEAVSVLISFITNNELSNHVLKKCFKKLEEFKKNLIQIILRNSSVNRIQAMYDITQYENIFPLCMILEQLLQNETEESNVSSADYDGEEKIKFLKNLDQIILRLSDEFPLYSLFLWRVSVLLNSAQIQID